In Amphiura filiformis chromosome 1, Afil_fr2py, whole genome shotgun sequence, the following are encoded in one genomic region:
- the LOC140148046 gene encoding uncharacterized protein isoform X1, giving the protein MDLTVLNHGLGGLLLDDFSTGWDTGIPLELTDDAAYGFDNSFVPLPYLGGQGFPQFDDWDFGPELAPKFLRNYRTYPLDPELELKKRRKHRQLKYATLRGEEYKYRERRSHRKRHRHHHGHGVTPRADGPGYYDSAHYGTDRSPLPTPLDQSVDSSNPPPAPAPPPIVSSSTHSSQQDVTAPGGPPVADDAGSNSSHSSDSHDSSSSSSDSESSSDTPVYREPERPKERGRPKAKKSAERRARDDRIHAHHHHHHKKHRHRTPEDFYRVERARGISPTRNPPTYEEYQRFYQRRRSPSPDSSISSISTRSSSMDSSLYHGSRKPRRFYDDQIKHRKLFKAASKCTADYLTRLKVMAPHRHTRPPWVKNISDMFYRIGFTVVDAVFEDSEGIITILAPLELVAREIEHLPYDVQNAIVSIRAARVCRKNGGYKLDVW; this is encoded by the coding sequence ATGGATTTAACTGTTTTAAACCATGGACTAGGTGGTCTTCTTCTCGACGATTTCTCCACTGGCTGGGACACCGGTATTCCACTGGAATTAACCGACGACGCAGCCTATGGATTCGACAATAGCTTTGTACCACTACCATACCTAGGCGGACAGGGATTTCCTCAATTTGATGATTGGGACTTTGGCCCTGAACTTGCCCCGAAGTTTTTGCGTAATTATCGCACATATCCACTTGATCCGGAATTAGAATTGAAAAAACGTCGTAAACATCGCCAACTGAAATATGCGACGCTTCGTGGTGAAGAGTATAAATATCGAGAGAGACGAAGTCATCGAAAACGTCACCGCCACCATCATGGTCATGGAGTGACACCAAGGGCAGATGGCCCTGGGTATTACGATTCTGCTCACTACGGTACCGACCGCAGCCCCTTGCCGACACCTCTAGACCAATCTGTTGATAGCAGCAACCCTCCCCCAGCACCTGCTCCACCTCCAATAGTATCATCGTCAACACATAGCTCTCAACAAGATGTCACCGCACCTGGTGGACCACCAGTCGCAGATGACGCTGGATCTAACTCGTCGCATTCTTccgatagtcatgatagtagtagtagtagtagcgaTTCGGAATCTTCCTCCGACACGCCTGTTTACCGAGAACCAGAAAGGCCCAAAGAAAGAGGTCGCCCCAAAGCAAAGAAAAGCGCTGAAAGACGAGCACGAGATGACCGTATCCATgctcatcatcaccaccaccacaaaAAACACCGACACCGCACGCCTGAGGATTTCTACCGAGTTGAACGGGCCAGAGGAATCTCTCCAACTCGAAATCCACCAACCTACGAAGAATACCAGCGATTTTATCAGCGTCGTCGAAGCCCTTCTCCCGATAGTTCTATCAGTAGCATCTCCACCAGGAGTTCCAGCATGGATTCGTCTCTCTACCACGGCTCACGAAAACCAAGACGATTTTATGACGACCAAATCAAACATCGCAAACTCTTCAAAGCGGCTTCTAAATGCACTGCAGATTATCTTACTCGACTGAAAGTCATGGCACCACATCGACACACACGTCCACCATGGGTGAAAAACATCTCAGATATGTTCTACAGAATTGGTTTTACAGTTGTGGATGCTGTTTTTGAGGACTCTGAAGGTATAATAACGATCTTGGCACCTCTGGAATTGGTTGCCAGAGAGATTGAACATTTACCATATGATGTCCAAAACGCTATTGTAAGCATTAGAGCAGCACGAGTTTGTCGCAAAAATGGAGGATATAAGCTGGACGTGTGGTAA